The region AAAGTGCTTTTATGCagatataaaatttcaaacacGAGAAGATTATAGTCttacaaaaaagaaataggATGCCATGCATTACCTGCTCAATGAAGCATTGCTGTACATGTTCAGCTTCTCGAAGAAAGCAAGCGTGTAATATGTGAATCTATCCACAACAGATACACCAATCTATATTGGgcaaaaagaaagcaagaaaaagataTTAAATTATACTTCTGTATGCTTACTTTGATAATTTGATTAAACATGCTAGAAACTTCTGAAAGAGCAAAACAGTATGATGACCATAAAACAATTTTCATgctaaaacaaataagaaagaacTTATCTTACATCGGAATCTAGGTGATGAGAATATGAATTTTCCCCTTTCTTGCTACTCCCAATGGCCAAAACACCTGGTGACTGAAGCTGTAGAACACCAATGCTAGGGTCAGAAATCAGTGTGCAACAAGTTAGCTGAAACAACTGATGCAAAAAGAACATGACTCGTTTACCCTATCAGCAAACAGTAAAGTAAATCCAAGGTAATAAACCTAGACACAATTTGATGCTAAACAGAAAATGCTACTAAGCTTACATATCAGAATTAGATGCAATCATCCAAAttaacaaactaaaaataaaataatattttatttcatatgcaTTATCAGAACCCACTGTTAAGAGGAAGCACCTGCAAACTCTTGGTAAAGAACACAAACTCTACAAACACATACTCCTATTTTCTTCCGGTCAGCATGATGTTCGGTTCCTCATGCTCTATGGTTGATCAGAAGAATCTAAGGTGTCTCTGGTTGGGAACTGAAACGGTTTAAACAGGTTTAGTCCCAACCCttccaccaaatacacaataaggGTTTTGTGATTATCCCACTACTCTAACTGTTGAAAGCTTTATTCTAAAAGTGCTACCAGAAAAGAAATGACGAGCACACCTAAGTCTTCCAATAATTTGGAGACTCCTGTAGGCAATGTCATAGGCAATTCAAACTGTTATTAGTATCACTTCTTTGGTCAGACCAGCTTATACCATGGCCCCCTCCTTGAAAGTAAATGCCATAGAATCCAAACTTTGATTAAAATCTGAAATCCCCAACTTCATTTCTGTTCTGATATCTTCAAGGATATCCTGATGATGCTCATGGCAGTCTTCCTCAACAGACACTTTCTACCAATCTATTTAACGAACTTGTGAAACTTGATAAGGTTCACGGACAGTTAGTTGTTGTAAGAAAGAATTAGATTCCCGACTTGTGAACTTTCCATCTGATTCAATAGCCTTCCACCATTAATATCACCTTCGTTTAACCCCCACAATAATTCATATAAGAGTGAGCCATTATGCATAGATTCTTTAGATTCTAACATTCTAAGACGAGCATTGAAACTGTCCATCATGCCACTAATGCAAGTAGGCATTAGGCCTACCAGCTCTAGTACCAAATCAATCCAGGACAACCCAGGAAATCACACTCGAATTCCTAGCATTCACACTGAAGAGGGCAAATGTGCAACAAAAATAGcataaactaaaacaaaatctTTCATCCATTCACTTATTTCCTAGAAGAGATCCGTCTTCCTTTTATAAAGGATATAAATCTCGCTAAAGTGTAAACACAAGTAGACTTGATAACCAAGATAACAAACCGGAACCAATTAAACAACAACTTATCTAACTTCTAGACATACTGACAAACTTAAGATTAAACTAACAGCACTAGCAGGAGAAACTCAAGCTTTGATAAAGCTCAAAAACAAGCACAACAAAGTTGGGACGCTTATGCAATATAAAACTACCAAGATAACCATCAAACTCAAATTCATGGAAGCACAACACCATAAGTCTAAAATGAGTACTAACCTTAGACAATGTCAAGTAATAGTGGTAGCCCATAATATGCATGACTCTAATCCATGAATCATTCTTAACTTTTCCTTATTACATGTATGATATGTGTGAGTACTGGTGAAACCTCCATGAGATTTCACTGCCAATCAATTATTGGTACaaagattttaataattttaaattcatgcCAACGATGATAATGTCAATCTCCTATGAAATTTTATGACTAGTGCAGACATCACATAAGTCAAATGTACCAATAATAGGAGTATACAGTCTAATGATATTATAAAGAGTTAAATGAGAAAATAGCTCTTATTGTTAGTTGAATCAAGACAAATACATTAATACAAACACAACTTGACAATAAAAGTCTGCTAGAAAGCAATACATAATCTCCTCTGGTGCTGACATTTATTGCAAGGAAAACAAAGTCAAATAATTGGGCAAGAGGATCATTCATAGACAAATGGAGAATACAAAGCAAACCTGGGAGAATAGTGTGGCAGCTTGGCAAGTATCAACCATTATCAGTAGTTCCTTGAATCTGAAAATAAAGAACAGGGAAAGGTAATGAACATTTATACattctgcaaaaaaaaattagaaacccTTCCTTCagataaacatataaaaaaaaattagagaagaaagaagaggttTACCTATGCTTCTCTTTCATCTGTTTCACTGCATCAGCTAGATCATGGCTCTGAAGTTCTTCATTGTcctgaaattttaaaaattcatctCCACCATGCCCAGTCATGTACACGAGAATATGGCTCCCTTCATCACTTAAAAGGCGCTTTGATCTGGGAACAGCAGTCTCATGCCTCCCAGTCAAAACGCGCAAAAAATTTTCAACAGTCACTTCATAGCCTCGATAATCAACCTGAGAATTgaaattggaaagaaaaagGGGGTCCTCACTTAAACAATGGTTATTTGGAAACATAAATGCCAAAATGGAAACTACTATATTTCTCTACATGTCATCTAACTATTTGCACACTAAAAGTTCAGCAAAATACGCTCATGCTCACAGTCTAAAACATAAACAGAAAATAGACAAATCAAAGGTAAatgatgaaaaaggaaaagCTTCAAAATAAAGTACAAAATGATGGTGTTGATATCCCCAGACAATAAGATGCTACcataaacaacataaaaaaaaaaaaaatctaaacgtCACGAGGCAAGAAGAAGGTTAGACTGGAGACTTGATATTTTCtcaaaagatagaagaagagaataAACATAAAGGAAGTAATCACATACATTCATGACTCACCCTTCAACCCAAGCAACCTGTGAGTCTATTTAGAGGTCGGCACTGGCCAAATAACCAGACCCAACAGCCCCGCCCTGCTGGGTCTGGTTAACCTGAATCCTGACCCGGGCCAGATCCACCTCTTGAGCAGTTCTGGCAGACCAGGTAGACCTACCAGAACCATTAAGCCACAACCCACTGGTTCACGAGTTAACCACCGGGTTACCATGTAAaccttttttttgttaaataaaaaataatttaaaacacacCAGATTGGACATGGCAGGTTGCTCAATGCGGGCAACCTGCTGGGTAACGGGTTGGAAAAACACAGGAAAAAAAAGTATCCTGACAACATAACAGTTTTACTTCACTCTTCGTATCATTTTTCAATTATAACAAATCACAAGTCTATACCATAATTTCCTATGCAGGTATGGGCCTCAATGTCACAACAGCGTGCGAGATCAACAAGTGTTTGATAAACTCATCTTAAACTCTCATCATTACTTAGATCATTATCCAAAATATAGAAGCTAAACTTATCTAGAAAACAACACAGTAAGACATAAGCCACAATtggaaattttaaaactaaaacaaaattaatcagAAACCAACCTCGACATTATCTCCATACAGGTTAAGCATGTGATTCTCATTGTTGAAAACTTGAGCAGGATAGCTATTCCTAGCATTGCAAGCCATGTCATCTGCCAACATTAGTATAATCCGCTCATCTGGAATACCAAGCCGCTTCACCGTCCtgaatgaaaaacattcaaattCCATTAAACAAAACATTCATACCTTAAAAACCTACCAAAAACAGGGGAAAATATAGACCACGAATCACTACTTGCCTGTACAATGAGAGTGTATTAGCCATGTGACGATAATTAAACCTgataataccaaataaaaagattaaaaaaaggaaaaccaaaCTCACAATCACCCATAAACCTCAATACTATGaatcaaataacaaaaacaaagaattcgGTGAATTAACACAGAAAGGAAGTTAATTTAGGATGGAATTGATTACCAGAAACGGGAAGTGCAAACCAGAACGGCCCAGTTGTTGTTGTGCACCGTGGAAGAGTGAGAAGGCGGCGAGATTGCGAGCAAGAGGAGAAGTAGAAGGATCCATGGCCGCACCATACTCGTCCGGGGAGTGCAATCACAACTGCCAGAATTCAAAACTGGGCACTCCACAACAATAAGAAGTTCATACATTTAGAAACCCTAGACCTCTGAAGAACTCAAACACTCAAATTatcattttcaatttcatagaaattgaagatcaagaAACCAAACTGATCAAAGCATCAGAATAAAAAACCTCCACAATCAAACAAACGTACAATCAAAATCAATCACAATCCACAAAAACAAACTCACAAACTTCCGAATCAAAGCACAAACAGAGATCAACACAAGCCAGAAACCCTAATtcagagagagaaaaaaaaaacgcaGGATTAGAGGTCTCACCTCAAGTTTCTGGATGGCAGCGACCTCGGTCGAGCCGGTGAAGCTGATGAAATTGTCAATCGCGACCTGCGAAGGCCTCGCCATTTGATGCGAGCTCTGCAAGCACGTCTCCCCGCCGGAGATAGGCGGTGTTCTCACCGGATCCAAACTATTTTTAAGtgaacttttaaaaaatattaaaatattaatatttttctcattaacactcttctcttttcaaaaaaatcacaaaaataatatatttttgtttttttaaaccatttttaaattatcattaatttttaaaaagttatattgCTTTTAGAttgcatttattttggaaatttatgttgttattattattattattaaaatacaaattattttgcatgtttttttaaaacttatttacattttaaattgtttaaaactatttgtttttgGGCAACCTAGGATTAAAAATGATTCAATTGTAGAGACATATTGTGAGCTGACCAAAGTTCAGACGTATACATAGacaaaaatcctaattctattaGTTATAATTCATGCTTTTTATGTAAACAACTAGACATTATAAAACTACTTATCTAACATATGGTAAAAATATGTAATGTAAAATAAGTTATGGATGTATTTGATTATCTTCTATTTGTACTTGAATGTAACTATTGTTGTTTAAATTACAAGttattcaatcaaaaataataataattgccatttaaaaaaaataaaacttaaatagatttaaaaattttgactttgtgattatttaaaaaataatatgttaataataataatttttaaaaatggcttaaaaaaccaagaaaatgtataaataataataacaacatatttTTCCTAAATAAATGTGGTTGAAAAAAAGttgttaaaaattaataataacttaaaaactgtttgaaaaaaaattatttgtttgatttttttaaagagaagggtgtatatgaaaaaaaaattaatatcttagtatttttaaaaagtccACTCATTACCAAAGTGATGACTAAACTTGATGAGATGTTTTGAAACCATGTTTGTGAATAAATTTTACATGGAgttattttgacaattaaaataaaaaagagggtTGTAGAAAAACCCCTCATCTTTTTTctataattgataaaataacttatttttagggttgtttggtacGTGGGAAAATAAGAGTTAATTTTTTGAACAGTCACCCAACTTTGCCTTATTTTTACTTCAGCCATCCAACtttaaaattcatcaaagtGGTTACTCAAGTTTTAAAAACATTCATCGGACAGCCACCCAAGACTTTCCGATACCCAAAAGCTTATGTGGTCGTCGTAAAGGCTAAGTTAGGAACTGATGTCCACATCATCAAGCTTACTTGCCTTGTCCACGTCAGATTAAGTGGTTGACTAGGCAAAATAACGACACCTCCGCCCTTTCTTctttggtttttcttctctgtcgtcttcttcttctcaccaTTGTTCTGGAGACTTCTAAGCTGGTGGCTTTGACTATCTCCGGTGATCGAGAGGAAAGAAGCGTTGCTTTCACCTgtgaaagaaaacaacaaatgtTTAATCGCGCACATTGTCAATCAATTGGGAGATCTAACAAGCAGGGGAGGAGCCGCCAGAGTATTGCAAGGAAACCCCAGCTTTGCTTCTAGTTTCTTTCCTATTTGGTTTTGTAGCATTGCATTCCGCCATCGATTAGGAGTTAGGGTTTGCAGTTTGGTTAAGGGTTCTCACTTTTACTTTGGATGATGTACCAGATGTGGGTTTTTATGAATTGGTCAATGTTGTTGAAGTGTTTAATTAGGAGTTGCAATCAAAGAGAACACAACTCAAATATAACATGTGGAATATGGGTCTCATGTGGAATATAATGTGTCCTTCTTGTGGTTCTAGGTTGACCAGAACttgaaaaatatgcaaaaacTGTGAATGTCTTGTATATTCTATGGTTTTGTCTTTCTTTGGTACTTCATCAAATGATCAATGTcatatgtttatatgttattgGTTATCTCATCTTTGACACATTCGACATTTTATTATACAAATGTTTAatccaaattttgaaatttctgtCTTAAGTTTAACCTGATTACCATGGATATGGTATTTAAGATGTTCTCTTGGAATGATGTAACAGTGAAAGAACAATGTAAAATTGTGGCTCATTTCATTAGTTTCTTAAATTGATGAATGGTGACGTGACGACCTTGTATCCTGGACAATACTGTCCAAGTTGATTTTATATGCTCCATCTCATGTTAAACCTTGTCATAGACAATATAATGGTATTTAGGATGTCTTTATCCACAACTAGAAACTCTTGCATTctatcttttaataaatttaacaagAAGATTGATATTAAATTCTTCAATTTGTGACAACCAGTTTGTGCAGAATGTCTAAAAAGCCTTACAATCTATGGTCATTTCTGAATAGGTCTCAGTCTTTGTTAATTTACTTCAAATTCACCATATAAAGTTCTTAATATTAAAGATGCATTATGCCAACAGTGAAAGAGGCCCATTGAAGCAAGGCTTTGATTATGCTTAATTATTATGAAGGATTGTCCTTTCATGAAGGATTGTCCTACATTATTATGATGGATACACTATTTCATCATGCAAAAGGCCATAATGGATTAGAAAACAAACCTTTCATGAAGGATTGTCCTACATTAATTGAATGAGCTTTACTTCTTAGGGAGAAAAGCTCATTCAATCTTCACTCAATCTTCATTTGACACCAACTGCACAATGATTAGTGGTTATAACAAATTTTCATTATCTTTGTTCATTACTAATCTTGCAAaaaaaagtgtttctaaaatccTAGAATGTATTATAGTGAGATGTAGAATCGTTTATATAGAAGTCCTTAAAGATATATTTACATTCACCTTCTTGCTCTAGCTtgcctgttttttttttaaaatagcctaatttaaaaaaaaaaacttatagagGAAAAGCCTTAAAGGACCAAGTGTGGAATTGTGGCAAAGCAGCCAACATCCCTTCATATTAGAAATCCATGGAACAATTAAAGGATATGTCTTCAGGTGCCTTTGAATACCTCAAGAAAATAGACCCCCATCATTCACTACAAGAAGGTACATAATTAGGGGTGGTTTTAAAGGTATATTGTGGCGGTTTTAACCGCCGCAATATGTGTTTGGCGGCGGTTACATAAATGTCGTGATTACAGGCGTCGGCAAAGCGTTTGCCGACAGTTTTAAACAACTGTCGGAACAACCGTGACATCCCAGATATGCATTTACCAGCGGTTTAAAACCACCGCCCAAACTGCCATAATATGCATGCGTCGTGTGACATCTTCGCATATGACAACGACGATAAAACCGCCACGGTAGGCGCCGTAAATTACATATAAAGACACCTTTCATGATTTTGCGGCGGTTTTCAAGGCGATGTGAACCACCGTGAgtgcaaaataattttttgaattattatatttttaaatttataattaattattaatttgttattaatttattatttttcaaataattataataatctcCATTTTATGGTGGGTTGAACCATCACAAGTGGcaacttatttttaaatattactattttttttattttttaggatattataaatttttattaatgataaattaaCATTGAAAAAACTGCAAGTAATTACATATATACAAGCTTTCTAACGAAAAAATGAAGTCTAGTTGTATTTGAACACATGAATTCAGATTTCACTAATGCAATCTTTCAATattattcatcaacaattttcCCAAAAAGTAGTCAATCAAATAAAGAACAGTTTCAATTGATTTGAATTTGAAGAGTTCATCAATTTATATCAATCATGAGTGCAACTTACACCAAAGGTTGAACTTCATTTTTGTTTACAAGATGCAGACAAATGGACTTTGTGACACCATCTTTATCACGTAAGCTGCAACAAAGAAGCTAACTACATTTTAGACATCCATTCAAAACAAAGTGAACATGATGTGTTTTCCATAAGAATATTTCTTATGCTGTCAAAATTTTCACTCAATTGTTCAGATTCAAAAGAACATGATGTGCTTTCCATAAGAATATTTCTTTAAGGCATTTAAGTGAACTTTAATGTGTGAAAGGATTAGCTCTCTGTTGCAATCATCACACATCTTGAGAACCTTCTAAACGAAGTAATAATTCCCAACTCACACTTTGCGCAAAAATAGACTAATCctagtttaaaatataattagctCAGTTCCATGATCATGAAGAACTGATATTCTACATTAACAATATGGAGGGAAAATGCAGTGTAGCATACCTGTAAGGGTTCATTCCCATCAGTAGTACCAAGCATCTCATTTATTAGCAGTTGACGTTCTTTAGGACTACCAAAAGTCAAGCACTTCTCAACTACATTAGAAGCTAATTTCTTCTGATTCATTTTTACTATCTGCCCAATGAGTCTGCAAATAATAGCATATCGTTCTTCTGGCTTGCCTTGTTGCAGCACATGCTTACATAACCAAATAGATTAACCAAATTCATATCATTATTAAAGCAACGCCATGTATAACACAATAGTTGGTATAATTTAAGAAAGTAAAACACATATAttgaacacaagattaaaagcATATTTAAcacaaagaataataaaattatcactGATGCTCATCAGATACCTGAACAACATAGTTCCCTTATTGATCTTGTGCCAACATGTAGAGAGATTTGAGTATCTCATCCATCATGGTACTTTGTGTTTCAAGATCATCACAGTGCCCCAAAACCCTCTATTAGCATCAATAAAGTCATTAGATAATGGACCAGCATAAATAcattcacaataaataaattgacCAAAATGGAAGTAGCGTGTCTTATATGAAGAGTGATAAATTTGCTTGAGAACCTGAATCACACGGCAACCATATGGGTGGGTGGAGAGTGCCACAACTTGCCTTTAGAAGGtcttaataataaattgaaTACTTTCTTGAGGAATGCACTCAATGCACTCCTGGATTACGTGATTGCCACTTTGATCATGAATATACTTCATAATTGAACCTTCAAGATCAAGAACCATTTTGGTTTGCTACACTACATCAACTACCTCTAAAGCCTGGAAAACAATATGTTATAGCATAATTATCACACATCATTGACAAaggtaaaaattttaaagtaacTGCAGAATAACAAAATATCAGATGCCAACACAAGCTGGTAAGCAAATAAACTGTTATCTTGGACACAAAATTTACCCATGAACAATAccaaaatatttcattaattggCCCCATATGGGTAGggagaacacaaaaacaaatagGTGAACTAAAGCAAAAAATAGTGATATGGTTTTGAGCATGGAATGATCAATAATTTGAATAGAGTCATTTaagatgataaataaaaaagttcagATGGAACCTTCAAGCATACATTTGAAGACTTAGAGGTAACACATGACCAGTGAGTTGGCCAGCCAATTGCTTTCTCTCTCAAAAAACTGCAAAACAAAGTGTTGGCATCAGAACTTTTTTTAGAAGTAGTGGCACCCACCACAGTGAATAACACATGCTATAtaacataattttcaaaaacatcAATCATCAAAGACTGAGCCTGAGGAAGAATTTCAGGGAAgatcttatttttctcttttgtggaggcagtttgtaatttttgttgaaTGAATTGTCTTCCGTATTGATCCATACTAGATaacatgagaaaaagaaaaaaaaaatgaggccTCTAGTAATCTTTGAAGACAAATTGTAtgaaaaaatacaacatatacAACCGATAAGATATACCTGAATTTCACAACATGTGCAATAGAATCAGAGGCTCCTTGCACAAATTACGCATATAATGGATCAGCAATCGGAACTTGAAAACCAGATCCCATTTGACTACCAACTCTATTAAAAAATTGCTCATCAGCAGCACCTACCAGAGCACAAgtgaataatgaaaaaaaattgattaagttGTTGCTGGTGCAAATAATAGCAGTAGGAAGCAATGGCAGACCTTGGTTTTGTTATATATCCACAGCTTGAAAGTGGCTATCTGAGCTTCCTGCCACTAGATTGCCACAACAAGAGAGTTGTGAGCCTCCAACTCCCCTTGCCACAGTGGGAGTATGTCAAAAAGTTTTAATATGGCATCACAACCCAATATTATCTAACACTAAACATTAGAGATTGAAAATTAAGGTACACATGCATATATCCTAACAAAACAGTGTTGAAATTTCACAAATACCACAAAAGCAAATAACCTAATATTCAGAAATCCAATAAGCAGTAACTTAAAATGGATCAAATTCAAACTACAAAGTGATAAACAAAGTCCAAAATTCCTAATAGGTTTTCCCtatgtaatataaatatatatatatatatatatatatataaaccacgCTCCATCTCCATTTAACTTGCATGCTCTTACGAAGAAGCCTAAAAAAGAGGATAAATTGGATGTAGATGTAGTATGGCACTCAGTAGGACTGGAGTCCTCACTGGAATTTACCAAATGATTAGAAACAATGTGTCATTTTGTCCTTGGAATTctacaaacaaatcaaataagtAAATGATtagtttaattagtttaatagCATTTAAAGACAAGAAGATACTGAGAAATGAGgcaaataaaagcaacaataaACAACATTTACCACTTCATATCTCAATGATTTGAATGTTGTCATGAAGTccataattttcacaaatactcAAGGATTACATATCATTCGGATCATCTACATTATCTCGACTCAACTGCAAATGTGCATCATCATCAACGAATAAGCTATCCAAATTTTGTGATGGGTATGCTTCAATAATGGGCATAGCGTCTTCATCACTCTCCCCCATGTCATATTGGTCTCTAGGTTTTAGATGTATAGGTATACACCATCCATCCTCCTTTTGATCATCAAAATAGAATACCATCTGTGCCTTAGAAGCTTTAATGTATGGCTCATCGTCTTCAAGCACCCCAGCGTGTATAGGTCTTATAAAATTTACAGAAGTAAAAcccaatttatcaatttttataccGCTTGGGTGAGTTGTGTTGGCCCATTCACATTTGAACAAAATCACCATAAACATCCTGTTATAATTAAGTTCATTGATATCAATTAGTTTTCCATGATAGGGCAGACCTCCATATCGCATGTTAACATCACTAGCGCTCGAATAACTTCTTGTTCCAAAGGTTCCAAAAACTCCACTATTATGTGTCTTtaatcctctctcaagttccAAAGTATCAAAACTTGTACCTATTAACATTTAGGCAGTATATCGTTTTGCTTGGTTAATAGGTCCTTACACAAGAACTATGAGCATGCTTTTATCAAGATCTTGGAGCTTGTCGTGATCTCGGATaatctaaaagaaaattaaaattacttgaATGCattttactaaataaaattatatcaatAGAGAGCTTACTCACTCGACTAGCAAACCATTGATTAAACTCTCGATGAACAATCTTGTCTACCACTATAGGATTTCTACTTCAAGTCCTTAATGGTCTCTTTGCAACAATCCTGAATTCCCTATATGGTGCAAAATTGGTGGCTTATTAGCTATGTTAAATCTAGTAGTTTATAAAAAGACACTTTATGATACGCACTGAACATAAAAATCAACTACAGGGCAGTTTATTAGAATGTGCCAATGGACTTGCAATCTCTCGTTGGATGTCAAAGTGAACCACGTAAAATGACCAATTGGTTTGCCAACATATGGAAATAATTCTCTAATTCGAGCATTTGGATTGAGAAATGGTAGCCTCATCATCAACACGTCTAGGTTGATTCCAAATTGTCTCAATATATTCCCAATATTGTGAACAAAAGGTAAGAACTTCTTGTGCGATGTAACCTTCTGCAATAGATCCTTCTAGTCATGCTTTATTATGCACGTACGGATTTAGCAATCCTAAGTACCTACCAAAACAGATAGTTCATAATTATAAagtgtatatatttttgaatcattaattacaaataaaatggTTAGACATTGATCACCTTTCTATTGGATACATCCACGGTAATATACTGGACTACCTAGTTtagcttcatcaaccaaatgaacAACCAAGTGCATCATC is a window of Dioscorea cayenensis subsp. rotundata cultivar TDr96_F1 chromosome 5, TDr96_F1_v2_PseudoChromosome.rev07_lg8_w22 25.fasta, whole genome shotgun sequence DNA encoding:
- the LOC120262390 gene encoding putative GPI-anchor transamidase isoform X1, which encodes MARPSQVAIDNFISFTGSTEVAAIQKLECPVLNSGSCDCTPRTSMVRPWILLLLLLLAISPPSHSSTVHNNNWAVLVCTSRFWFNYRHMANTLSLYRTVKRLGIPDERIILMLADDMACNARNSYPAQVFNNENHMLNLYGDNVEVDYRGYEVTVENFLRVLTGRHETAVPRSKRLLSDEGSHILVYMTGHGGDEFLKFQDNEELQSHDLADAVKQMKEKHRFKELLIMVDTCQAATLFSQLQSPGVLAIGSSKKGENSYSHHLDSDIGVSVVDRFTYYTLAFFEKLNMYSNASLSSLFNSYDSHLLMSTASYREDLYRRPLSEVPVTNFFGSVMKTFHTDFAYTGFSMEPEAHISLVSETDSRRTLGSENAQTEAANHNAKDNCPFHAWLKVLEDKLDNENAEKLVLYGLGSMVLLLAISTLLSV
- the LOC120262390 gene encoding putative GPI-anchor transamidase isoform X2, whose translation is MVRPWILLLLLLLAISPPSHSSTVHNNNWAVLVCTSRFWFNYRHMANTLSLYRTVKRLGIPDERIILMLADDMACNARNSYPAQVFNNENHMLNLYGDNVEVDYRGYEVTVENFLRVLTGRHETAVPRSKRLLSDEGSHILVYMTGHGGDEFLKFQDNEELQSHDLADAVKQMKEKHRFKELLIMVDTCQAATLFSQLQSPGVLAIGSSKKGENSYSHHLDSDIGVSVVDRFTYYTLAFFEKLNMYSNASLSSLFNSYDSHLLMSTASYREDLYRRPLSEVPVTNFFGSVMKTFHTDFAYTGFSMEPEAHISLVSETDSRRTLGSENAQTEAANHNAKDNCPFHAWLKVLEDKLDNENAEKLVLYGLGSMVLLLAISTLLSV
- the LOC120262390 gene encoding putative GPI-anchor transamidase isoform X3 — protein: MLADDMACNARNSYPAQVFNNENHMLNLYGDNVEVDYRGYEVTVENFLRVLTGRHETAVPRSKRLLSDEGSHILVYMTGHGGDEFLKFQDNEELQSHDLADAVKQMKEKHRFKELLIMVDTCQAATLFSQLQSPGVLAIGSSKKGENSYSHHLDSDIGVSVVDRFTYYTLAFFEKLNMYSNASLSSLFNSYDSHLLMSTASYREDLYRRPLSEVPVTNFFGSVMKTFHTDFAYTGFSMEPEAHISLVSETDSRRTLGSENAQTEAANHNAKDNCPFHAWLKVLEDKLDNENAEKLVLYGLGSMVLLLAISTLLSV